In the Elioraea tepida genome, one interval contains:
- the dnaN gene encoding DNA polymerase III subunit beta, whose protein sequence is MKIKVERSALMKALSHVQNVVERRNTIPILANVLLRAKDGVLTLAATDMEIAAVEQVPADILKQGATTAPAATLYEIVRKLPEGATIELDHPGGDAQLALRSGRFATSLVCLPVEDFPALQDGVLPHRFGLKAGTLRELIDRTRFAISTEETRYYLNGIYLHVTESDGVPVLRAVATDGHRLARVEEDLPEGAAGMPGVIVPRKAVLELRKLLDDVPGQDLVEIALSDTKIRFAFGPVTLTSKLIDGTFPDYERVIPRDNDKLLRIPKRDFAEAVDRVAAISSERSRPVKLAIAKQGLTLSAASPEQGTASEEIDADRVEYDAPPIEIGFQARYLRDITDQMADGTRVEFKFHDGAAPTLIRAEGDPRAVYVLMPMRV, encoded by the coding sequence ATGAAGATCAAGGTCGAACGCTCCGCCCTGATGAAGGCGCTGTCGCACGTCCAGAACGTGGTGGAGCGTCGCAACACCATCCCGATCCTCGCCAACGTGCTCCTGCGCGCCAAGGACGGGGTTCTGACGCTCGCCGCGACCGACATGGAGATCGCCGCCGTCGAGCAGGTTCCGGCCGACATCCTGAAGCAGGGCGCGACCACCGCCCCGGCCGCGACCCTCTACGAGATCGTGCGCAAACTGCCCGAAGGCGCGACGATCGAACTCGACCATCCGGGCGGCGACGCGCAGCTTGCGCTCCGCTCCGGCCGGTTCGCGACCTCGCTCGTCTGCCTGCCGGTGGAGGACTTCCCGGCCCTGCAGGACGGCGTCCTGCCGCACCGGTTCGGCCTCAAGGCGGGCACGCTGCGCGAGCTGATCGACCGCACGCGGTTTGCGATCTCGACGGAGGAGACGCGCTACTACCTCAACGGCATCTATCTTCATGTGACCGAGAGCGACGGCGTGCCGGTTCTGCGCGCGGTCGCGACCGACGGCCACCGCCTCGCCCGCGTCGAGGAGGACCTGCCCGAGGGAGCGGCCGGCATGCCGGGCGTGATCGTGCCGCGCAAGGCGGTGCTCGAGCTGCGCAAGCTGCTCGACGACGTGCCAGGGCAGGACCTCGTCGAGATCGCCCTCTCTGACACCAAGATCCGGTTCGCCTTCGGGCCGGTGACGCTCACCTCGAAGCTGATCGACGGCACCTTCCCCGACTACGAGCGGGTGATTCCGCGCGACAACGACAAGCTCCTGCGCATCCCGAAGCGCGATTTCGCCGAAGCCGTCGACCGCGTGGCCGCGATCAGCTCCGAACGGTCGCGGCCGGTGAAGCTCGCGATCGCGAAGCAAGGGCTGACCCTCTCGGCGGCGAGCCCGGAACAGGGCACGGCGAGCGAGGAGATCGACGCCGACCGCGTGGAGTACGACGCGCCACCGATCGAGATCGGCTTCCAGGCGCGCTATCTGCGCGACATCACCGACCAGATGGCGGACGGCACGCGCGTGGAGTTCAAGTTCCACGACGGCGCGGCGCCGACGCTGATCCGTGCCGAAGGCGACCCGCGCGCGGTCTATGTGCTGATGCCGATGCGCGTCTAG
- the recF gene encoding DNA replication/repair protein RecF (All proteins in this family for which functions are known are DNA-binding proteins that assist the filamentation of RecA onto DNA for the initiation of recombination or recombinational repair.) yields the protein MTSLPPLSLTRLTLTRFRSYPALDLDTAAPILVLAGENGAGKTNLLEAISLLVPGRGLRGARMAELGHRGSGDAAGGPWAVAGRFATPLGPLSLGTGVEDPSATRRSFRLDGAAPRSQAEIASRVAAVWLTPQMDRLFLDGASARRRFLDRLVWALEPGHAREVAAYDTAMAERNRLLAEARDGGRIDPLWLASLEDAMARHGVAVAAARRVLVARLNAAVAGGVAGAFPAAEASIACTLDSALAEGPALDAEERFRAALAEGRAGDAASGGARQGPHRADLVLTHVAKRLPAPLCSTGEQKALLVGLVLAHAALIGAQRGAAPILLLDEVAAHLDRPRREALFDVLPRLGAQVFLTGTDAGVFAPLGTEARLLRVRPGEVRPEAGWPGFAAAQDGLRGV from the coding sequence ATGACCTCTCTCCCGCCGCTTTCGCTCACGCGGCTGACGCTGACGCGCTTCCGCTCCTACCCCGCGCTCGACCTCGACACCGCCGCACCCATCCTCGTGCTTGCCGGCGAGAACGGCGCGGGCAAGACCAATCTTCTCGAGGCGATCAGCCTGCTCGTTCCCGGCCGGGGCTTGCGCGGCGCGCGGATGGCCGAGCTCGGCCATCGCGGCTCCGGCGATGCCGCCGGCGGGCCTTGGGCGGTCGCCGGCCGGTTCGCGACACCGCTCGGGCCGCTCTCCCTCGGCACCGGTGTGGAGGACCCCTCTGCCACGCGTCGGAGTTTCCGCCTCGACGGTGCCGCCCCGCGCTCCCAGGCCGAGATCGCGTCACGGGTCGCGGCCGTCTGGCTCACGCCGCAGATGGACCGGCTGTTCCTGGACGGCGCCTCGGCCCGGCGACGCTTCCTCGACCGGCTCGTCTGGGCCCTCGAGCCGGGCCACGCCCGCGAGGTCGCCGCCTATGACACGGCGATGGCCGAGCGAAACCGCCTGCTCGCGGAGGCGCGCGATGGAGGTCGTATCGACCCCCTCTGGCTTGCGTCTCTCGAGGACGCGATGGCGCGGCATGGTGTTGCGGTCGCGGCGGCGCGTCGCGTTCTGGTCGCGCGTCTCAACGCGGCGGTCGCAGGCGGCGTCGCCGGCGCGTTTCCCGCCGCGGAAGCGAGCATCGCCTGCACGCTCGATTCTGCGCTCGCGGAAGGACCCGCTCTCGATGCCGAGGAGCGGTTCCGCGCCGCCCTCGCCGAAGGCAGGGCGGGTGATGCGGCCTCGGGCGGCGCGCGGCAGGGCCCGCATCGCGCGGACCTCGTTCTTACCCACGTGGCCAAGCGGCTTCCCGCCCCGCTCTGCTCTACCGGCGAGCAGAAGGCTCTGCTCGTGGGCCTCGTGCTCGCGCACGCCGCCCTGATCGGCGCCCAGCGCGGGGCAGCCCCGATCCTCCTGCTCGACGAGGTGGCCGCACATCTCGACAGGCCGCGGCGCGAGGCGCTGTTCGACGTCCTGCCGCGGCTTGGCGCCCAGGTGTTCCTGACCGGCACGGACGCAGGGGTGTTCGCCCCGCTCGGAACCGAGGCGCGTCTGCTCCGGGTACGGCCCGGAGAGGTGCGCCCAGAGGCGGGCTGGCCAGGGTTTGCGGCTGCCCAAGACGGCCTTCGGGGTGTATGA
- the gyrB gene encoding DNA topoisomerase (ATP-hydrolyzing) subunit B: MTDPARAHPAASADSYDAASIGVLRGLDAVRKRPGMYIGDTDDGSGLHHMVFEVVDNAVDEALAGHAKRITVTLNGDGSVTVTDDGRGIPTDIHPEEGVSAVEVVMTKLHAGGKFDQNSYKVSGGLHGVGVSVVNALSDWLEVRVWRGGYEHAMRFRNGGVPEAPLAIVGPAVPPGRTGTQVTFLPSPSVFTRTEFDAALLERRLRELAFLNSGITIVLTDARHVPPVTHELHYEGGLVAFQRWLDRGKTPLFDPPISMRAERDGITVELALSWNDSYHETMLCFTNNIPQRDGGTHLAGFRAALTRTVNRVATEVLPKKDKVEITAEDMREGMTAVLSVKVPDPKFSSQTKDKLVSSEVQPVVQALVSEALSHWFETHPNETRRILGKMAEAAAAREAARRARELTRRKGVLDVSSLPGKLADCQERDPAKAELFIVEGDSAGGSAKQGRNRAFQAILPLRGKILNVERARFDKMLSSAEIGTLVTALGTGIGRGDPSEGGFDISKLRYHRVIIMTDADVDGSHIRTLLLTFFFRQMPELVERGHLYIAQPPLFRAKRGAEERYLKDERALELFLLERALENASLTPQGGAKLTGEALRIAVERARSQRALLQRMTAAAPVFVLEQAAIAGALSRDLLADTARAGELASLVARRLDAESRPADRGWTGMAEGGRVIFARTLRGVTERYVLDEALLNSTEARRLDEQSAELAATWAGPAVWSVGETSRMVNGPVSLTEAVMEQGRKGLTIQRFKGLGEMNPEQLWATTLDPANRSLLQVRIGAAEEAAEIFATLMGDVVEPRREFIVENALKVANLDV, encoded by the coding sequence ATGACCGATCCCGCACGGGCGCATCCTGCCGCTTCCGCGGACAGCTACGACGCCGCGTCGATCGGCGTCCTCCGCGGACTCGATGCGGTGCGCAAGCGCCCCGGCATGTATATCGGCGACACCGATGACGGCTCCGGCCTGCACCATATGGTGTTCGAGGTGGTGGACAATGCCGTGGACGAGGCGCTCGCCGGACATGCGAAGCGGATCACGGTCACGCTCAATGGGGACGGTTCCGTCACCGTCACGGATGACGGGCGCGGCATCCCGACCGACATCCACCCGGAGGAGGGGGTGAGCGCGGTCGAGGTGGTGATGACCAAGCTGCACGCGGGGGGCAAGTTCGACCAGAACAGCTACAAGGTGTCGGGCGGGCTGCACGGCGTCGGCGTCTCGGTCGTCAACGCGCTTTCCGACTGGCTCGAGGTTCGCGTCTGGCGCGGCGGCTACGAGCATGCGATGCGCTTCCGAAACGGCGGCGTTCCGGAGGCGCCGCTTGCGATCGTCGGCCCGGCCGTTCCGCCGGGGCGCACCGGCACGCAGGTGACGTTCCTGCCGAGCCCGTCCGTGTTCACCCGTACCGAGTTCGACGCGGCGCTGCTCGAGCGCCGCCTGCGGGAGCTCGCCTTCCTCAACTCCGGCATCACGATCGTGCTGACGGATGCGCGGCACGTTCCGCCGGTGACGCACGAGCTCCACTACGAAGGCGGGCTCGTCGCGTTCCAGCGTTGGCTCGACCGGGGCAAGACGCCGCTCTTCGACCCACCGATCTCGATGCGGGCCGAGCGGGACGGGATCACGGTCGAGCTCGCACTCTCGTGGAACGACAGCTACCACGAGACGATGCTCTGCTTCACGAACAACATCCCCCAGCGTGACGGCGGGACGCATCTCGCCGGGTTCCGCGCGGCGCTCACGCGCACCGTCAACCGCGTGGCCACGGAGGTACTGCCGAAGAAGGACAAGGTCGAGATCACCGCCGAGGACATGCGCGAGGGGATGACGGCGGTGCTCTCGGTGAAGGTTCCCGACCCGAAATTCTCGTCCCAGACCAAGGACAAGCTCGTCTCCTCCGAGGTGCAGCCGGTCGTCCAGGCGCTCGTTTCGGAGGCGCTGTCGCACTGGTTTGAGACGCACCCGAACGAGACGCGGCGCATCCTCGGCAAGATGGCGGAGGCGGCCGCCGCGCGCGAGGCGGCACGACGCGCGCGCGAGCTCACCCGGCGCAAGGGCGTGCTCGACGTCTCCTCGCTTCCCGGCAAGCTCGCCGACTGCCAGGAGCGTGACCCGGCGAAGGCGGAGCTCTTCATCGTCGAGGGAGACAGCGCCGGCGGCTCGGCGAAGCAGGGGCGGAACCGCGCCTTCCAGGCGATCCTGCCCTTGCGCGGCAAGATCCTGAACGTCGAGCGGGCGCGCTTCGACAAGATGCTGAGCTCGGCCGAGATCGGCACGCTCGTCACCGCACTCGGCACCGGCATCGGCCGCGGCGATCCGTCCGAGGGCGGGTTCGACATCTCGAAGCTCCGCTACCACCGCGTCATCATCATGACCGACGCCGACGTGGACGGCTCGCACATCCGCACGCTGCTTCTCACCTTCTTCTTCCGCCAGATGCCGGAGCTCGTCGAACGCGGCCATCTCTACATCGCCCAGCCGCCGCTGTTCCGCGCCAAGCGCGGCGCCGAGGAGCGCTATCTCAAGGACGAGCGCGCGCTCGAGCTCTTCCTCCTCGAGCGTGCGCTCGAGAACGCCTCGCTCACGCCCCAGGGCGGTGCGAAGCTGACGGGGGAGGCGTTGCGAATCGCGGTCGAGCGCGCGCGGAGCCAGCGCGCTCTCCTGCAGCGCATGACGGCAGCAGCCCCCGTCTTCGTCCTCGAGCAGGCCGCGATCGCAGGCGCGCTCTCGCGCGACCTGCTTGCCGACACGGCCCGGGCGGGAGAGCTCGCAAGCCTCGTCGCCCGCAGGCTCGACGCCGAGTCCCGCCCCGCCGATCGCGGCTGGACCGGCATGGCCGAAGGCGGGAGGGTGATCTTCGCGCGCACGCTGCGCGGGGTAACGGAGCGTTACGTTCTCGACGAGGCGCTCCTCAACTCGACGGAGGCGCGGCGGCTCGACGAGCAGTCGGCCGAGCTCGCGGCCACCTGGGCGGGGCCAGCGGTATGGAGCGTAGGCGAGACGAGCCGGATGGTGAACGGCCCCGTTTCGCTGACCGAGGCGGTGATGGAGCAGGGCCGCAAGGGGCTGACGATCCAGCGCTTCAAGGGGCTCGGCGAGATGAACCCGGAGCAGCTCTGGGCGACGACGCTCGACCCGGCGAACCGCTCCCTGTTGCAGGTTCGAATCGGCGCGGCCGAGGAGGCGGCCGAGATCTTCGCCACCTTGATGGGCGATGTGGTCGAGCCGCGGCGGGAGTTCATCGTCGAGAACGCGCTCAAGGTGGCGAATCTCGACGTGTGA
- the purD gene encoding phosphoribosylamine--glycine ligase, producing MRVLLVGGGGREHALAAAIAASPKLSQLWCAPGNAGIAEIATCVPIGAGDVARLVAFARDHAVDLVVAGPEAPLVAGLADACAAEGIACFGPTAAAARLEGSKAFAKELCSEAQVPTAAAATFDDVEAALAHVRAHGAPLVVKADGLAAGKGVVVAETITEAEQAIVAMMRDRAFGPAGERVVIEERLEGREISFFALCDGENAVPFGVAADHKRVGDGDRGPNTGGMGAYSPPAGFTPALEAEVMARIVQPTLAAMARRGTPFRGVLFCGLMLTAAGPKLIEFNVRFGDPECQALMLRAEGDVLAALAACARGRLGDVTVRMRDEASVVVVLASRGYPGAYATGSVIEGLEQAAAMPKVRLFHAGTRLAAGRVLADGGRVLGIGATGATVAEARARAYAAVDVIRWPDGFCRRDIAAGV from the coding sequence ATGCGCGTCCTTCTGGTCGGCGGAGGCGGGCGGGAGCATGCGCTTGCCGCCGCGATCGCCGCCTCGCCGAAACTGAGCCAGCTCTGGTGCGCTCCGGGCAATGCCGGGATCGCCGAGATCGCCACCTGCGTGCCGATCGGGGCCGGCGACGTCGCGCGCCTCGTCGCCTTTGCGCGGGACCATGCGGTCGATCTCGTGGTCGCGGGCCCTGAGGCGCCGCTCGTGGCGGGGCTTGCCGATGCCTGCGCGGCAGAAGGGATCGCCTGTTTCGGCCCCACCGCCGCCGCCGCCCGGCTCGAGGGCAGCAAGGCCTTCGCCAAGGAGCTCTGCTCGGAAGCCCAGGTGCCGACGGCCGCCGCGGCGACCTTCGATGACGTCGAGGCCGCACTTGCGCATGTGCGCGCGCACGGCGCGCCCCTCGTCGTCAAGGCCGATGGCCTCGCCGCTGGCAAGGGCGTCGTCGTCGCCGAAACGATCACAGAGGCCGAGCAGGCGATCGTCGCGATGATGCGCGATCGCGCCTTCGGGCCGGCCGGGGAGCGCGTCGTGATCGAGGAGCGCCTCGAGGGGCGGGAGATCAGTTTCTTCGCCCTGTGCGACGGGGAGAACGCCGTTCCTTTCGGCGTCGCCGCCGACCACAAGCGCGTGGGCGACGGCGACCGAGGCCCGAACACCGGCGGCATGGGCGCCTATTCGCCGCCCGCGGGCTTCACGCCGGCGCTCGAGGCGGAGGTGATGGCGCGGATCGTGCAGCCCACACTCGCGGCGATGGCGCGGCGCGGCACGCCGTTCCGCGGCGTCCTCTTCTGCGGGCTGATGCTCACGGCGGCTGGCCCGAAGCTGATCGAGTTCAACGTCCGCTTCGGCGACCCGGAATGCCAGGCACTCATGCTCAGGGCGGAGGGGGACGTGCTTGCGGCGCTTGCGGCCTGCGCGCGCGGGCGGCTCGGCGACGTCACGGTCCGGATGCGCGACGAGGCCTCCGTGGTGGTGGTGCTGGCGTCGCGCGGCTATCCGGGCGCCTACGCGACGGGAAGCGTGATCGAGGGGCTCGAGCAAGCGGCGGCGATGCCGAAGGTGCGCCTGTTCCACGCCGGCACGCGCTTGGCAGCCGGGCGCGTGCTCGCCGATGGCGGCCGCGTGCTCGGCATCGGTGCGACCGGGGCGACGGTGGCCGAAGCGCGGGCGCGGGCCTACGCGGCGGTGGACGTGATCCGCTGGCCGGACGGATTCTGCCGCCGCGACATCGCCGCGGGCGTGTAA
- the xseA gene encoding exodeoxyribonuclease VII large subunit — protein MQETAPDAAAARPNIPEFTVSEIAGAVRRTLEDRFGRVRVRGEITECKRYPSGHIYLALKDESAKLAAVIWKSAVPRLGLVPENGIEVVATGRLTAYADRSTYQLQIERLDYAGTGALLARIEQLKQRLAAEGLFAPERKRPLPRLPSVIGVITSPRGAVIRDILHRLAERFPRHVLVWPVAVQGQGAAEQVAEAIRGFNALSPGGPVPRPDVLIVARGGGSLEDLMAFNEEVVVRAAAASTIPLISAVGHETDTTLIDFASDRRAPTPTAAAEMAVPVRLELVREVKGLEARLAGGLARLLNERRLRLERAARAVPDLPALLANARQRLDDRGARLDAALPAFVQRRRVTLAALAARLPHPREAVAARRSALALVAQRLPAAFAALAQRRHLQLARVRLSDQPLRAALAQARTRLEAASARLEGASYQAVLGRGFALVTDSAGAAITAAASVSPGQRLALRFADGTVRATADGAARKHAAEPAQGTLL, from the coding sequence ATGCAAGAGACCGCCCCTGACGCCGCGGCGGCGCGGCCGAATATCCCCGAGTTCACGGTGTCCGAGATCGCGGGCGCCGTGCGCCGGACCCTCGAGGACCGGTTCGGCCGCGTGCGTGTGCGCGGCGAGATCACCGAGTGCAAGCGCTACCCGTCTGGGCACATCTATCTCGCGCTGAAGGACGAGAGCGCCAAGCTCGCCGCCGTGATCTGGAAGAGCGCCGTGCCGCGGCTCGGGCTCGTTCCGGAGAACGGGATCGAGGTGGTCGCAACCGGCAGGCTCACGGCCTATGCGGATCGCTCGACCTACCAGCTTCAGATCGAGCGCCTCGACTATGCCGGAACCGGAGCGTTGCTTGCGCGCATCGAACAGCTCAAGCAGCGGCTCGCCGCCGAGGGCCTGTTCGCGCCCGAGCGCAAGCGGCCGCTGCCGCGTCTGCCTTCCGTGATCGGCGTCATCACCTCGCCGCGCGGGGCGGTGATCCGGGACATCCTGCACCGGCTTGCGGAGCGGTTTCCGCGCCATGTGCTCGTCTGGCCCGTCGCTGTCCAGGGCCAGGGGGCGGCAGAGCAGGTGGCGGAGGCGATCAGGGGCTTCAACGCACTCTCTCCGGGCGGCCCGGTGCCGCGCCCCGATGTGCTGATCGTCGCCCGAGGCGGCGGCTCGCTCGAGGACCTGATGGCCTTCAACGAGGAGGTGGTGGTGCGTGCGGCCGCCGCCTCGACGATCCCGCTGATCAGCGCGGTGGGCCACGAGACCGACACGACCCTGATCGACTTCGCCTCCGACCGGCGGGCGCCGACGCCCACCGCGGCGGCGGAGATGGCCGTGCCGGTGCGGCTTGAGCTCGTGCGCGAGGTGAAGGGGCTCGAGGCGCGTCTCGCGGGAGGGCTTGCGCGGCTTCTGAATGAACGACGCCTCAGGCTCGAACGTGCGGCGCGTGCGGTGCCCGACCTTCCAGCGCTGCTGGCCAACGCGCGTCAGCGGCTCGACGACCGCGGCGCGCGTCTTGACGCCGCCCTGCCCGCCTTCGTGCAGCGGCGACGGGTGACGCTCGCCGCCCTCGCGGCGCGTCTGCCGCATCCGCGCGAGGCTGTGGCCGCACGGCGAAGCGCGCTTGCCTTGGTCGCGCAGCGTCTGCCCGCGGCGTTCGCCGCGCTCGCGCAGCGCCGCCACCTACAGCTTGCGCGCGTTCGCCTCTCCGACCAGCCGCTCCGGGCCGCTCTCGCGCAAGCCCGCACGCGTCTTGAGGCTGCCTCGGCGCGGCTCGAGGGCGCCTCCTACCAGGCCGTGCTCGGCCGCGGTTTCGCTCTCGTCACCGACAGCGCAGGTGCCGCCATCACCGCCGCCGCTTCCGTCTCGCCGGGCCAGAGGCTCGCGCTCCGCTTCGCCGACGGAACAGTTCGCGCGACCGCCGACGGCGCCGCACGCAAGCACGCGGCGGAGCCGGCGCAGGGAACGCTCCTGTGA
- a CDS encoding M23 family metallopeptidase, with protein sequence MIGRRGILGCALCLLAAGEAQALEWTGPIAQGGFVRGRTAPGTRLSLDGVPVRVGRAGEFAFGFGRDAKPESTLAITWPDGRRETRTLAVARRAWIEQAISGLPPAMVAPPPETLERIARERELIRAARRHETLEPLFAAGFIWPATGRISGVFGSRRILNGEPRAPHLGLDIARPVGTPVVAAAPGIVRLAEADLYFQGGTIILDHGHGVSSSYLHLSRLDVAVGARVAQGETIGAIGATGRVTGPHLHFEIGWRGIPVDPEMALPPMPQS encoded by the coding sequence GTGATCGGCCGCCGCGGCATCCTCGGCTGTGCCCTCTGCCTGCTCGCCGCAGGGGAGGCGCAGGCGCTCGAGTGGACCGGCCCGATCGCCCAAGGGGGGTTCGTGCGCGGCCGAACCGCTCCCGGAACGCGGCTCAGCCTCGACGGCGTGCCCGTGCGCGTCGGCCGCGCGGGCGAGTTCGCCTTCGGCTTCGGCCGCGATGCGAAGCCCGAGAGTACGCTTGCGATCACATGGCCTGACGGCAGACGGGAGACGCGCACCCTCGCGGTCGCGCGGCGCGCCTGGATCGAGCAGGCGATCAGCGGCCTGCCTCCCGCCATGGTCGCGCCGCCTCCCGAGACGCTCGAGCGGATCGCGCGCGAGCGCGAGCTCATCCGTGCTGCGCGTCGGCATGAGACGCTGGAGCCATTGTTCGCCGCGGGCTTCATCTGGCCCGCCACAGGGCGAATCTCCGGCGTGTTCGGCTCGCGCCGGATCTTGAACGGGGAGCCGCGCGCGCCGCATCTCGGGCTGGACATCGCCCGTCCCGTCGGCACGCCCGTCGTCGCCGCCGCGCCCGGCATCGTCCGTCTCGCCGAAGCCGATCTCTACTTCCAGGGCGGAACGATCATCCTCGACCATGGCCACGGCGTTTCCTCGTCCTATCTGCATCTTTCGCGGCTCGACGTGGCCGTCGGCGCCCGCGTGGCGCAAGGAGAGACGATCGGCGCGATCGGCGCCACAGGGCGGGTGACGGGGCCGCATCTTCATTTCGAGATCGGCTGGCGAGGCATCCCGGTCGATCCCGAGATGGCGCTGCCGCCCATGCCGCAGAGCTGA
- a CDS encoding cupin domain-containing protein translates to MSQREEFHNLDHPEDGLLRELAPGISTRIFAGEHAMLSIVTIAPSTEGQLHQHPEEQWGVLLEGSAVRIQGGEEIPVRKGDFWRTPGGVPHTMRAGPEGAKVLDIFSPPRPEYRIPGKGFGAG, encoded by the coding sequence GTGAGCCAGAGAGAGGAGTTCCACAACCTCGACCATCCGGAGGACGGGCTGTTGCGCGAGCTCGCGCCCGGGATCTCGACGCGGATCTTCGCGGGCGAGCACGCCATGCTGTCGATCGTGACGATCGCTCCCAGCACGGAAGGACAGCTTCACCAGCACCCAGAGGAGCAGTGGGGCGTGCTGCTCGAGGGCTCGGCGGTGCGGATCCAGGGCGGCGAGGAGATCCCGGTGCGCAAGGGCGATTTCTGGCGCACCCCGGGCGGGGTGCCGCACACGATGCGGGCGGGACCGGAAGGGGCCAAGGTGCTCGACATCTTCAGCCCGCCGCGACCGGAATATCGCATTCCCGGAAAGGGCTTCGGCGCTGGCTGA
- a CDS encoding methyl-accepting chemotaxis protein: MPATTLDSLTLLRATASRWLLGLLWLAVAVSVAVAIAVGVRPWLPLGLAAAAATIATVLVWHDPAGLSARVAVTLAAVAVPAQLVALLAGHPWQIDLHMPFFAVLAMLAAYADWRLILLGAAVIAVHHLALNVVLPEPVFPVGADLSRVVLHALIVVLQTGVLVWLTARVARLIPAAERAARDAEEKVAIVARLTAEREAEAERAAAARREQALGVADRFQSEMGGVVGELEAAAARMDASAEALAAASTRAGAEADRAASAATRSADAVRSAAAAVEQVSGSIGETTRQIGEAARISSEAARSAGMVEWTVANLSEAAKRIGSVADMIDGVAGQTNLLALNATIEAARAGEAGKGFAVVANEVKGLAAETARATEQITREIAAMQAATEDTGRAVAEIIGVVRRIDGIASAIAAAMEQQAAAIGEIGRAIEAAADGTAESSAAIAPFSGVAAENDRLADRTRESARVLSETTAMLSNRLGSFLATLRAA; encoded by the coding sequence ATGCCCGCGACGACCCTCGACTCGCTCACTCTGCTTCGCGCCACTGCGAGCCGATGGCTTCTCGGCCTGTTGTGGCTCGCGGTTGCGGTGTCGGTGGCTGTCGCCATCGCGGTGGGCGTTCGACCATGGCTGCCGCTCGGGCTCGCGGCGGCGGCTGCGACGATTGCAACGGTGCTCGTTTGGCACGATCCCGCCGGGCTCTCCGCCCGTGTTGCGGTGACGCTCGCAGCCGTCGCCGTGCCGGCACAGCTCGTGGCCCTGCTCGCGGGACACCCGTGGCAGATCGACCTGCACATGCCCTTCTTCGCGGTGCTCGCGATGCTCGCCGCCTATGCCGACTGGCGCCTGATCCTGCTCGGTGCCGCCGTCATCGCCGTGCATCACCTGGCGCTCAATGTCGTGCTGCCGGAGCCCGTCTTCCCAGTCGGTGCGGATCTCTCCCGCGTTGTCCTGCACGCGCTGATCGTCGTTCTGCAGACGGGAGTGCTCGTGTGGCTGACCGCTCGCGTCGCCCGTCTCATTCCTGCTGCCGAACGGGCGGCGCGGGACGCCGAGGAGAAGGTGGCGATCGTCGCGAGGCTGACCGCCGAGCGCGAGGCCGAGGCAGAGCGTGCGGCGGCGGCTCGGCGTGAACAGGCGCTTGGCGTTGCCGACAGGTTCCAGAGCGAGATGGGCGGTGTCGTCGGCGAGCTCGAAGCGGCGGCGGCACGGATGGATGCGTCTGCCGAGGCGCTCGCCGCGGCATCGACACGGGCCGGGGCGGAGGCAGACCGCGCCGCATCGGCGGCGACGCGCTCTGCCGACGCGGTGCGATCTGCCGCTGCCGCCGTCGAGCAGGTCAGCGGGTCGATCGGTGAGACCACCCGCCAAATCGGCGAGGCAGCACGCATTTCCTCCGAGGCAGCACGCAGCGCGGGCATGGTCGAATGGACGGTTGCGAATCTCTCCGAGGCGGCGAAACGGATCGGTTCCGTTGCCGACATGATCGACGGTGTTGCGGGGCAGACCAACCTGCTCGCTCTGAATGCGACGATCGAAGCGGCCCGCGCCGGCGAGGCGGGCAAGGGGTTCGCGGTGGTGGCGAACGAGGTGAAGGGCCTCGCCGCCGAGACCGCACGGGCGACAGAGCAGATCACCCGTGAGATCGCCGCCATGCAGGCCGCGACCGAGGACACCGGCAGGGCCGTGGCCGAGATCATCGGCGTCGTCAGGCGGATCGACGGCATCGCCTCGGCGATCGCCGCAGCGATGGAACAGCAGGCCGCCGCGATCGGCGAGATCGGACGGGCGATCGAGGCGGCCGCGGACGGAACGGCGGAGAGCAGCGCAGCGATCGCACCTTTCTCCGGGGTAGCTGCGGAGAACGATCGACTTGCCGACCGTACGCGCGAGAGTGCGCGGGTTCTGTCGGAAACGACGGCGATGCTGTCGAATCGGCTCGGCTCCTTCCTTGCGACGTTGCGCGCAGCCTGA